From one Planococcus citri chromosome 3, ihPlaCitr1.1, whole genome shotgun sequence genomic stretch:
- the mfas gene encoding periostin, with translation MFLLSKVSLSTFVFFYGFVYTNAWFFNGGSSIASELDTGFRDLVPYASENVETTDDSDAKDPLNLSFLPIVLRGFGLPADGGWSALKQFAKEPWWRGANVCTSKVEEVTNNTQAEVAEKSPFIFFGNAAFSTCRNTLNKYICTNKVYSREQTKTTEVVYFCCPGTRKNHETGNCEKVDIKPLEETANKLGSSEFARAMGNYVKKSVLETPNMTVFIPSDKAVNTYLNNAPKLFLNEMVVHAVSENKTGDDNSLENEIPVASDVSQKQSLSSGIAITSERALNHFVPGVYDIHDLENEEILKTIDGLPIRVNIYHGEKKPIITANCAVVKTANHPIENNGMLHITDAILPQVTKSIRDILLESKDFGKFTEFASDADLLEKLGEPGNYTVFAATDAAFDQLSEEMKTKLKKGKSCIQTMMKAHVIPRTLCSGAFGKLTVMTRSLSGNWLTIERENSSLLVGRDSKTEMVDIVASNGVIHVIDHPIVPKSAQPVTSLLANRNHTKWLDLMKKAGFAEESDNAINRTMFVPSEEAIEKAKLEDLDTESLKDVISLHISEKPVCSCQMKNNLMIPSLKPEDELRITTYESNGALFVGLDPKIMVQCATITDKDEKACDTMVHEIDRVLKPAKQSIFEKINNEPSLSKLKGILDNTTVYEELKNGSLGPVTLLAPSESAFANLTTEDWKTLEDKNVADELLRRHIITDVVCCDGVGMASWPFSEEVSTANGFSMSVRRKNKYNVIFGETTTESCDHLTTDGIIHYVDKVLMPRPISLKGSAVKYMDPSGSEIVLFGL, from the exons ATTCAGGGATTTAGTACCATACGCCAGTGAAAATGTCGAAACAACTGATGATTCAGACGCCAAAGATCCCCTGAATTTGA GTTTCCTACCAATTGTCTTGCGAGGATTTGGTTTACCAGCTGATGGTGGATGGTCGGCTCTGAAACAGTTTGCGAAGGAACCATGGTGGAGAGG TGCCAATGTTTGCACCTCGAAGGTCGAAGAAGTCACCAACAATACTCAGGCCGAAGTGGCAGAAAAATCGCCGTTCATCTTTTTCGGCAACGCCGCATTTTCCACATGTCGTAACACGTTGAACAAATACATCTGCACCAACAA AGTCTACAGCAGAGAACAAACCAAAACCACCGAAGTTGTGTATTTCTGTTGTCCAGGAACGCGCAAGAATCATGAGACGGGAAATTGCGAAAAAG TTGATATCAAACCGTTGGAAGAGACCGCCAATAAACTGGGATCGTCCGAGTTTGCCAGAGCAATGGGCAACTATGTGAAAAAATCTGTGTTGGAAACTCCAAATATGACCGTTTTCATACCTTCGGATAAGGCTGTGAATACTTATTTAAATAATGCTCCGAAGTtgttcttg aatgaaatGGTCGTACATGCtgtttctgaaaataaaaccgGCGACGATAATAGCTTAGAAAACGAAATCCCCGTAGCATCGGATGTATCTCAAAAACAATCTCTTTCCTCAGGAATCGCTATAACTAGCGAAAGAGCCTTGAATCATTTCGTTCCTGGCGTTTATGATATTCATGATCTCGAAAATGAAGAA attcTGAAAACAATCGATGGTTTACCAATCCGAGTGAACATTTATCACGGTGAAAAGAAGCCTATCATTACCGCTAACTGTGCTGTAGTCAAAACCGCCAATCATCCTATTGAAAATAATGGCATGTTGCACATTACCGACGCTATTCTACCTCAAGTTACCAAATCTATTAGGGATATTTTATTAGAAAGtaaagattttggaaaattcaccgAAT TCGCTTCTGATGCTGATTTATTGGAAAAACTTGGCGAACCTGGAAATTACACCGTTTTTGCTGCTACCGATGCTGCATTCGATCAACTGAGCGaagaaatgaaaacgaaattgaaaaaaggaaaatctTGCATTCAAA CTATGATGAAAGCTCACGTTATACCTCGTACTCTATGCAGCGGCGCATTCGGTAAATTGACCGTCATGACTAGAAGCCTATCCGGAAACTGGTTGACCATCGAAAGAGAAAACAGCTCTTTATTAGTTGGCCGCGACAGTAAAACCGAAATGGTAGACATTGTTGCCAGTAACGGAGTAATCCACGTTATTGACCATCCAATCGTGCCTAAATCcg ctCAACCAGTAACTTCATTGTTGGCGAACAGAAACCATACGAAATGGCTagacttgatgaaaaaagctggtttCGCCGAAGAAAGCGATAATGCTATCAACAGAACCATGTTTGTTCCTAGCGAAGAAGCCATTGAAAAAGCCAAATTAGAAGATTTAGACACCGAATCATTGAAAGATGTTATTTCACTTCATATTAGCGAAAAACCCGTTTGTTCGtgccaaatgaaaaataacttgATGATTCCATCGCTTAAACCAGAAGACGAATTGAGAATTACTACATACGAAAGT aatggAGCTTTATTCGTTGGTTTAGACCCGAAAATTATGGTTCAATGTGCTACGATCACCGATAAAGATGAAAAAGCTTGCGATACCATGGTTCATGAAATTGATCGTGTGCTTAAGCCAGCTAAGCAatctattttcgaaaaaatcaataacgAACCTTCTCTGAGTAAACTGAAAGGCATTTTAGAC AATACGACGGTATACGAAGAATTGAAAAACGGCTCTTTAGGTCCAGTCACTCTTCTAGCTCCTAGTGAATCTGCATTTGCTAATTTGACCACTGAAGATTGGAAAACTCTAGAAGATAAGAATGTTGCCGATGAATTACTAAGAAGACATATCATAACTG atgttGTGTGCTGTGATGGTGTCGGAATGGCTAGCTGGCCGTTCTCCGAAGAAGTTTCTACTGCAAACGGTTTCTCAATGAGTGTTCGCAGAAAGAATAAATATAATGTGATATTTGGTGAAACTACAACTGAATCTTGTGATCACCTTACCACGGATGGTATCATCCATTACGTTGATAAG gTATTGATGCCTCGTCCCATTAGTTTGAAAGGCAGCGCAGTCAAATACATGGATCCAAGTGGTTCTGAAATTGTACTCTTTGGCCTTTAA